In Candidatus Binataceae bacterium, a single genomic region encodes these proteins:
- the xrtE gene encoding exosortase E/protease, VPEID-CTERM system, whose protein sequence is MNPTESNDPLTTRAPARYEAWGALGLILIGEFVALTLPYESGADFTQRDLMTRLLGSFQQSLRPAFITGVLAAAFFSRRTLREEFQRAIRAGGSRRISWRWLGMHLSLLAAMVLGTIHRRAGQLTSITGWEGWLTLWALLAMAAMAAWCFTLAPPRFWQRWIERSGVAFALGGAVGFSAFALGMETQNLWWPLQRSTFVIVVFLLRLVGQNIVVVPAQLIIGTSTFAVTIGSACSGIEGIGLVTIFVAAYLWYCRRELRFPHALALLPLGICAIWLLNCLRIAALILVGNWNPTVAIKGFHSVAGWLFFNLVIGGLVWASSRSRFFSLTAETPAEPNPAAPYILPLLVIIAAAMLTRAFSPGLEGLFAAGAGAGLLGLWHYRTMLLQWRWRPTWLSFVAGATVAAIWLVSARTVALPDLILAPPNLFAAPFSAWVTAGLIGGALVAPVAEELAFRGYLARRLVSADFASVPFAHFSWIGLLGSSIVSGIAHVHWLPATISALTLAIVMYRSGRLTDAIAAHLTASAILLAYTLTLVA, encoded by the coding sequence TTGAATCCGACTGAATCTAATGACCCGCTGACGACCCGTGCGCCCGCCCGCTACGAAGCTTGGGGCGCGCTCGGCCTAATACTGATCGGCGAATTCGTGGCCCTCACTCTGCCCTATGAGTCAGGCGCTGATTTTACCCAGCGCGACCTGATGACTCGGCTGCTCGGTTCCTTTCAGCAAAGCCTGCGGCCGGCCTTCATCACCGGCGTCCTTGCCGCCGCATTCTTCAGTCGGCGCACCCTGCGCGAGGAATTCCAGCGCGCAATTCGCGCGGGCGGTTCACGACGCATCTCGTGGCGCTGGCTGGGTATGCACCTGAGCCTGCTCGCCGCGATGGTCCTCGGAACCATTCATCGGCGCGCCGGGCAGCTCACCTCCATCACCGGATGGGAGGGCTGGCTGACGCTCTGGGCGCTGCTCGCGATGGCTGCTATGGCGGCCTGGTGTTTCACCCTCGCCCCACCGCGCTTCTGGCAGCGCTGGATCGAACGCAGCGGCGTCGCCTTCGCCCTCGGCGGCGCAGTGGGCTTCAGCGCCTTCGCCCTCGGGATGGAGACGCAAAACCTCTGGTGGCCGCTGCAACGCTCTACTTTCGTGATCGTCGTCTTCCTACTGCGGCTGGTTGGACAGAATATCGTGGTAGTGCCCGCCCAACTGATTATCGGCACCTCCACCTTCGCGGTCACGATCGGTTCCGCCTGCTCAGGTATCGAAGGCATCGGCCTGGTCACTATCTTCGTCGCGGCCTACCTGTGGTATTGCCGCCGCGAGTTGCGCTTTCCGCACGCGCTCGCGCTCCTGCCGCTCGGGATTTGCGCGATTTGGCTGCTCAACTGCCTGCGCATCGCCGCCCTGATTTTGGTCGGCAATTGGAACCCAACGGTCGCAATCAAGGGCTTTCACTCCGTTGCCGGCTGGCTCTTCTTTAACCTCGTGATCGGCGGCCTGGTCTGGGCCAGCTCACGTTCCCGATTCTTTTCGCTAACCGCCGAAACCCCGGCCGAGCCCAATCCCGCCGCGCCCTATATCCTCCCGCTGCTCGTGATTATCGCGGCCGCGATGCTCACGCGGGCCTTTTCACCCGGTCTCGAAGGGCTCTTCGCCGCAGGCGCCGGCGCGGGACTGCTGGGGCTGTGGCATTACCGCACGATGCTTCTGCAATGGCGCTGGCGGCCCACATGGCTATCCTTCGTTGCCGGCGCGACCGTCGCCGCTATCTGGCTGGTCTCCGCGCGCACCGTTGCACTCCCTGACCTGATCCTGGCACCGCCCAATCTCTTCGCAGCGCCATTTTCGGCGTGGGTGACCGCCGGGCTGATTGGCGGCGCGCTAGTCGCGCCGGTGGCCGAGGAGCTGGCCTTTCGCGGCTATCTCGCGCGCCGGCTGGTGAGCGCGGATTTCGCGTCCGTGCCGTTTGCTCACTTTTCCTGGATTGGCCTGCTGGGCTCCTCGATTGTCTCCGGAATCGCACACGTGCATTGGCTGCCGGCAACGATCTCCGCCCTGACCCTCGCCATCGTGATGTACCGCTCGGGGCGCCTGACCGATGCGATCGCTGCACACTTGACCGCCAGCGCAATCCTGCTGGCCTATACCCTGACGCTGGTTGCGTAG
- a CDS encoding condensation domain-containing protein, giving the protein MPSLRDDSAGTVLSLQQQRLWLLDQLTPGTSACNIAVRWKLIGPLDVEILEHAITEIVRRHESLRTKFVLEDYSPVQMVEPEVEAALTVIDLTHTAATQREAEVERLCSSEAQLPFELLRAPLFRVTLIRVDEQTHWLLLTVHHIVADGWSIGVFVDELAALYTAYAANQPSPLAPPPLQYREYARRQLEGGRSNVSSPQLLYWLRQLKDLPRCEVPSDRPRPTVQSANGAIVSLLLPRALSEAVEKLARANGATLFMTSLAALTVLLQRYTGAGTVVMGTPVTGRNALELENLIGLFINLIVLRVDVSGDPSFRELLGRTRRVVLEGLANEEAPFEQLVDLLKPKRDLSRNPLFGVNFIFQRAFIREQPLGQARIIDVPSTSAGALYDLNFFMVGREEGWRVSCEFNTDLYEAATVQLMLERFRWLLETIVKAPERRISELSWAGAEAAQRRVGPEIEAAAASEVAPRPAVAAQRATRVDDIPVGFTATIACLIPLWEEVLGIHPVGQEDDFFELGGNSIQAARLMAKVNSALGRKLPLAVVIRSSTPARLARELEAPQALEGSRVLALQPRGRGTPFFIVNAYSGFVEVARKVDADHPILNLIGDDDKALSGNYDLDEEVSEHVSTILATQPAGPYMLGGYSAGGILAYEVAQRLTALGHEVALLVLFDIANPAYTRDASRLGMARARLLESLDFHCAQLRQRPRRGWPGYLIGCGLVGMRRALKGLARLGRRQAPAVTLAPVGFEMRIQAARRYRPQPYDGPVLFFKLPSDRLSGRYRDRIYGWGSVITGDFEVCTVEARDHLRIFSDAAGDKVARKLEHRLREVVSHAAESSEGHRGAEDGLRP; this is encoded by the coding sequence ATGCCGTCTCTTAGGGACGACTCTGCGGGTACCGTGCTGTCGCTGCAGCAACAGCGATTGTGGCTGCTGGATCAGCTAACGCCGGGCACGTCCGCCTGCAATATCGCGGTGCGCTGGAAACTGATTGGACCGCTGGACGTTGAGATCCTCGAGCATGCGATCACGGAGATCGTGCGCCGCCATGAGTCGCTTAGAACGAAATTCGTACTGGAAGACTATAGTCCGGTCCAAATGGTCGAGCCCGAGGTCGAAGCGGCTCTGACGGTGATCGACTTGACGCACACCGCGGCGACTCAACGCGAAGCCGAGGTTGAACGGTTGTGCAGCAGCGAAGCACAGTTGCCGTTTGAACTTCTGCGCGCGCCGTTATTTCGCGTCACCCTGATTCGTGTAGACGAGCAGACGCACTGGCTGCTGCTGACGGTCCATCATATCGTGGCAGACGGCTGGTCGATCGGGGTGTTCGTCGACGAGTTGGCGGCACTCTATACCGCCTATGCGGCGAACCAGCCTTCGCCGCTGGCGCCGCCGCCGCTCCAGTATCGCGAATATGCCCGTCGTCAATTGGAGGGCGGACGCAGCAATGTTTCGAGTCCGCAATTGCTTTACTGGCTGCGGCAGCTCAAGGATTTACCGCGTTGCGAAGTTCCGTCGGACCGGCCGCGGCCGACGGTGCAGAGCGCGAACGGCGCGATCGTTTCGCTCCTGCTGCCGCGCGCGCTGAGCGAGGCGGTCGAGAAACTGGCGCGCGCCAACGGGGCTACGCTGTTCATGACGTCGCTGGCGGCCCTCACCGTCTTGCTCCAGCGCTACACCGGCGCTGGGACGGTGGTGATGGGAACGCCGGTAACCGGCCGCAACGCGCTTGAGCTGGAAAATCTGATCGGCCTGTTTATCAATCTGATCGTGCTGCGGGTGGACGTGAGCGGCGACCCGAGCTTTCGCGAACTGCTCGGGCGCACGCGGCGGGTGGTGCTCGAGGGGCTGGCCAATGAAGAGGCCCCGTTTGAGCAACTGGTTGATCTGCTTAAACCCAAGCGCGATCTGAGCCGCAATCCGTTGTTTGGGGTGAATTTCATTTTTCAGCGCGCCTTCATTCGGGAACAACCGTTGGGGCAAGCGCGGATTATCGATGTGCCGTCGACGTCGGCGGGGGCGCTCTATGATCTGAACTTCTTCATGGTGGGACGCGAGGAGGGTTGGCGGGTCTCGTGCGAGTTCAACACCGATCTTTACGAAGCGGCGACCGTGCAGTTGATGCTCGAGCGCTTCCGCTGGCTGCTGGAGACGATCGTGAAGGCGCCGGAGCGGCGGATTTCGGAACTATCGTGGGCCGGCGCGGAGGCCGCGCAACGCCGTGTCGGGCCTGAGATCGAAGCCGCGGCTGCGAGCGAAGTTGCGCCGCGCCCGGCGGTGGCGGCGCAGCGGGCGACGCGCGTCGATGATATACCGGTCGGATTCACGGCGACGATTGCCTGTCTGATCCCGTTGTGGGAGGAGGTTCTGGGGATCCATCCGGTGGGTCAGGAGGACGATTTTTTCGAGCTGGGCGGCAACTCGATCCAGGCGGCGCGGCTGATGGCCAAGGTCAACTCCGCGCTCGGGCGCAAGCTGCCGCTGGCGGTGGTGATTCGGTCCTCGACGCCCGCGCGGCTGGCGCGGGAGCTGGAGGCGCCGCAGGCGCTTGAAGGCAGCCGCGTGCTCGCGCTGCAGCCGCGCGGCCGCGGGACGCCCTTTTTCATCGTCAATGCCTATTCGGGCTTTGTCGAGGTCGCGCGCAAGGTGGACGCAGACCATCCGATCCTGAATCTGATCGGCGACGACGACAAGGCGCTGTCGGGAAACTACGATCTGGACGAAGAGGTAAGCGAGCACGTCAGTACGATTTTGGCGACTCAACCGGCGGGGCCTTATATGCTCGGCGGGTATAGCGCGGGCGGCATCCTGGCCTATGAGGTCGCGCAACGGTTGACGGCGCTGGGGCATGAAGTGGCGTTGCTGGTCCTGTTCGATATCGCCAATCCCGCCTACACGCGTGATGCATCGAGGCTGGGAATGGCGCGGGCGCGACTCTTGGAGAGCCTCGATTTTCACTGCGCGCAGCTCAGGCAACGCCCGCGCCGCGGATGGCCCGGCTACCTCATCGGTTGCGGACTCGTCGGGATGCGCCGCGCCTTGAAGGGCCTGGCGCGTTTGGGGCGGCGTCAGGCGCCAGCTGTGACTCTTGCGCCTGTAGGTTTTGAGATGCGTATCCAGGCGGCGCGCCGGTACCGGCCGCAGCCCTACGATGGACCTGTGCTGTTCTTCAAGCTGCCGAGTGATCGGCTCTCGGGACGCTATCGCGATCGCATATACGGATGGGGCTCGGTAATCACCGGAGACTTCGAGGTCTGCACAGTGGAGGCGCGGGACCATTTGCGCATT
- a CDS encoding glycosyltransferase, whose amino-acid sequence MIFVTVGTHIQQFNRLLELVDALPPNIERVVQYGSSTYQVKYGSARRFIEFDEVLSLMSRAEVVVSHGGVGSIVLALAAGQRPVVAPRLFRFGEHVDDHQLEVAEAFARAGKIIPFMPGDELAARIAEAGRQKAAAAPGPSPELIEFLHREIAR is encoded by the coding sequence TTGATCTTCGTCACCGTCGGTACCCATATTCAGCAGTTCAATCGCCTGCTCGAGTTGGTAGACGCCCTGCCGCCGAATATCGAGCGCGTCGTCCAGTATGGTTCCTCGACCTATCAGGTCAAATATGGGTCAGCCCGCCGGTTTATTGAGTTCGACGAGGTCCTGAGCCTGATGTCACGGGCGGAGGTCGTCGTGAGCCACGGCGGTGTAGGATCGATTGTACTCGCGCTGGCCGCGGGCCAGCGCCCGGTCGTTGCTCCGCGGCTCTTCCGCTTCGGCGAACACGTCGATGACCATCAGCTCGAAGTCGCCGAGGCCTTCGCCCGCGCCGGCAAGATCATCCCCTTCATGCCGGGCGACGAACTCGCCGCCCGGATCGCCGAGGCCGGGCGGCAAAAAGCCGCCGCGGCGCCCGGACCCTCACCGGAGCTGATCGAGTTCTTGCATCGCGAGATCGCGCGCTGA
- a CDS encoding glycosyltransferase family 2 protein: protein MIHGVVALAAAALVLLTLPGTVELALLTSAALWPAHKGRPGAPIERRTLDRLAVVIPAHDEAASIGHCVRSVAACAAPPTTSAQIVVIADNCGDDTANLARAAGARVIERVDPARRGKGFALEYAFARLLDEGCDAVLVIDADSVLEGDALTAVADVLRKGADGVQMRYLALNPEAAIRARLMNVALMGFNVLRPRGRERLGLSVGIFGNGFALSRATLLTTPYDAHSVVEDLEYHLRLVRAGGRVHFIENATVRGLMPTGGMGARTQRARWEGGRLSLLVNYAPALAREVVHGNWLLLEPLLDLLLLPLAFYVTFLLAVLALPGSPARLYALGALALVMLHVCAGIVVGGGGRREFAALAAAPFYVAWKLAVTPAIVRAAGRITPWIRTARE from the coding sequence ATGATTCACGGGGTTGTCGCACTCGCCGCGGCCGCGCTGGTTCTGCTGACCCTGCCGGGAACTGTCGAGTTGGCTCTGCTCACCAGTGCGGCTCTGTGGCCGGCGCACAAGGGAAGGCCTGGGGCGCCGATTGAACGACGGACGCTGGACCGGCTCGCCGTCGTGATTCCGGCCCATGATGAAGCCGCGTCGATTGGGCACTGCGTCCGCAGTGTGGCGGCGTGCGCGGCGCCGCCGACGACTTCAGCGCAAATCGTAGTGATTGCTGATAACTGTGGCGACGACACCGCAAATTTGGCGCGCGCCGCCGGCGCGCGGGTGATTGAGCGAGTCGATCCGGCGCGGCGCGGCAAAGGCTTCGCGCTCGAATACGCCTTCGCCCGGCTGCTCGACGAGGGCTGCGATGCGGTTCTGGTGATCGACGCCGACAGCGTCCTTGAAGGAGACGCGCTGACCGCCGTGGCTGACGTGCTGCGCAAGGGTGCGGACGGCGTGCAGATGCGCTATCTGGCGCTGAATCCGGAGGCGGCGATCCGGGCGCGGCTGATGAACGTCGCGCTGATGGGGTTCAATGTTCTGCGGCCGCGCGGACGCGAGCGGCTGGGCCTGTCCGTCGGTATCTTCGGCAATGGCTTTGCGCTGAGCCGAGCGACGCTGCTGACGACGCCCTACGACGCGCACTCGGTGGTCGAGGATTTGGAATATCATCTGCGGTTGGTGCGGGCGGGAGGCCGGGTGCATTTTATCGAAAACGCGACGGTGCGGGGATTAATGCCGACGGGCGGCATGGGCGCGCGCACCCAGCGCGCGCGCTGGGAAGGCGGGCGGCTGAGCCTGTTGGTTAATTATGCACCGGCGCTGGCCCGCGAGGTTGTTCACGGGAATTGGTTGTTGCTGGAGCCGCTGCTCGATTTATTGCTCTTGCCGCTGGCGTTCTATGTGACGTTTCTGCTCGCAGTTCTGGCTTTGCCCGGCTCTCCGGCGCGGCTTTACGCGTTGGGCGCGCTGGCCCTCGTGATGCTGCATGTATGCGCCGGGATTGTCGTCGGCGGCGGCGGCCGGCGGGAATTCGCCGCGCTGGCGGCGGCGCCGTTTTACGTGGCCTGGAAGCTCGCGGTTACTCCAGCGATCGTTCGGGCGGCGGGCCGCATTACCCCGTGGATACGCACCGCGCGTGAGTGA
- a CDS encoding glycosyltransferase family 2 protein — protein MTPQTLFQHPADEQAGDVASRDVPNGADRLPDISTIIVSFNTRELLRECLATLGRETANLAHETIVVDNASRDGSAEMVAAEFPAVRLIRSTTNLGFAAANNHGFGVARGRYVILLNSDAFPRPEAIRRALELMEAHPEVGLGGGRLVGRDDSWQPSARMFPSLFNDLLMVSGLAARYPRSRILGRADRTWADPLEPAATDWLPGAFVIIRREVLERVGWFDERFFLYSEEIDLCRRIKAAGYQIWYWPQIVVVHLGGESSKTVERAQMSKAGSQLTLWRMRSQLLYCRKHHGAFGAWGVATLEIWWNRLRAWRNGILSRDADKVRESRVTISLMKQAWRETRGGAISPARPW, from the coding sequence ATGACTCCTCAAACCCTTTTTCAACATCCTGCTGATGAGCAGGCGGGCGACGTCGCGTCGCGGGACGTGCCGAATGGGGCGGATAGATTGCCGGATATTTCGACCATAATTGTCTCCTTCAACACGCGGGAGCTGTTGCGCGAGTGTCTGGCGACGTTGGGACGTGAGACGGCGAACCTCGCGCACGAAACGATCGTGGTCGACAACGCCTCGCGCGACGGTTCGGCGGAGATGGTCGCCGCCGAGTTTCCCGCGGTGCGGCTGATCCGCAGCACGACCAACTTGGGTTTTGCTGCAGCCAACAATCACGGTTTCGGCGTGGCGCGCGGCCGCTACGTGATTCTGCTTAACTCCGACGCCTTTCCGCGGCCGGAGGCAATTCGCCGCGCGCTCGAACTGATGGAGGCTCATCCGGAGGTCGGGCTCGGCGGTGGACGGCTGGTCGGACGCGACGACTCGTGGCAGCCGTCAGCGCGGATGTTCCCGTCGCTGTTCAACGACCTGCTGATGGTCTCGGGTTTGGCGGCGCGTTATCCGCGCTCGCGGATACTCGGCCGCGCCGATCGTACCTGGGCGGATCCGCTGGAGCCGGCGGCGACGGATTGGCTGCCAGGGGCCTTTGTCATAATCCGGCGCGAAGTGCTTGAGCGCGTCGGCTGGTTTGACGAGCGGTTTTTTCTGTATTCTGAAGAGATTGATCTGTGCCGTCGGATCAAGGCGGCGGGCTATCAGATCTGGTACTGGCCGCAGATCGTGGTGGTGCATCTGGGTGGGGAGTCGTCGAAGACGGTGGAGCGTGCACAGATGTCCAAGGCGGGTTCGCAACTGACGCTGTGGCGGATGCGCAGTCAACTACTTTACTGTCGCAAGCATCATGGAGCTTTCGGCGCGTGGGGCGTAGCGACGCTGGAAATCTGGTGGAACCGGCTGCGGGCGTGGCGCAATGGGATTCTCTCACGCGATGCGGACAAGGTGCGCGAATCGCGCGTGACGATAAGTCTGATGAAGCAGGCCTGGCGGGAGACGCGCGGCGGCGCTATCTCGCCGGCGCGGCCTTGGTAA
- the pssD gene encoding PssD/Cps14F family polysaccharide biosynthesis glycosyltransferase — translation MRREQTPKLLLVCSAGGHLLELLALQRDVWSKYERVWVTLRQVDSTSLLKHEKVWFAFGPTNRNYLNLIRNLFYACRILLTERPTCVISSGAGIAIPFLYLSRLLCIRTIYLESFARYRGLSLTGRIVYPIVHDFLVQAPEVAARFRKALYRGSVF, via the coding sequence ATGCGCCGGGAGCAAACTCCAAAGCTATTGCTGGTCTGTTCGGCGGGCGGACATCTGCTCGAACTGCTCGCGCTGCAGCGAGACGTCTGGTCAAAATACGAGCGCGTCTGGGTCACGCTGCGACAGGTCGATTCCACAAGCCTGCTCAAGCACGAGAAGGTCTGGTTCGCCTTTGGTCCAACCAATCGCAACTACCTGAATTTGATCAGAAACCTTTTCTATGCCTGCCGCATCCTGCTGACCGAACGCCCGACCTGCGTAATTAGCTCCGGCGCCGGTATCGCGATTCCCTTTCTCTACCTGAGCCGGCTCTTGTGCATCCGCACGATTTATCTCGAATCCTTTGCGCGCTACCGCGGACTATCGCTCACCGGCCGCATCGTCTATCCGATCGTGCACGACTTCCTGGTGCAGGCGCCCGAAGTCGCCGCGCGCTTTCGCAAGGCGCTCTATCGAGGTTCCGTCTTTTGA